The following are from one region of the Sporosarcina sp. 6E9 genome:
- a CDS encoding peptidylprolyl isomerase, with amino-acid sequence MRKKFMKSLLLTGLLAIAFVIAGCSNDGEKVATVDGQKITKDELYDAMVKTGGQEALAVLIDGKLIDLEVKDKKIKVSDKEVDDELATFVEQTGGEEAFKAALEQSGMSEKEFKDNIVEYLSLRKLVEPRIEITDEEIEAYFEEHKAQLGQAEQVEASHILVEDEKTAKEVEQKLKDGGDFAKLAEEYSKDPSNATKGGELGFFGKGQMVPEFEEVAFAMKVDEISGPVETSHGFHIIHLTDKKEAKEAALEDSKEKIKDAIFEEKMQTEYAVLMGELKEKYKVENTLEEKEGKEGK; translated from the coding sequence ATGCGCAAGAAGTTCATGAAATCACTGCTACTCACTGGTTTACTAGCAATCGCATTCGTTATCGCAGGTTGTTCAAATGATGGTGAAAAAGTAGCTACAGTTGACGGTCAAAAGATTACAAAAGATGAGTTATACGATGCAATGGTAAAAACGGGTGGTCAAGAAGCCCTTGCAGTATTAATCGACGGCAAACTAATCGATCTTGAAGTAAAAGATAAAAAAATTAAAGTGTCCGACAAAGAAGTCGACGATGAGCTTGCAACATTCGTCGAACAAACTGGCGGCGAAGAGGCATTTAAAGCTGCTTTAGAACAAAGTGGAATGAGCGAAAAAGAATTCAAAGATAATATTGTTGAATACCTATCGCTTCGTAAATTAGTGGAACCACGCATTGAAATTACAGATGAAGAAATCGAAGCTTATTTCGAAGAACACAAAGCACAATTGGGTCAAGCAGAACAAGTAGAGGCTAGCCATATTCTTGTTGAAGATGAAAAAACAGCAAAAGAAGTCGAACAAAAGCTTAAAGACGGCGGAGACTTTGCGAAACTTGCCGAAGAGTATTCAAAAGATCCATCGAACGCAACTAAAGGCGGCGAACTAGGGTTTTTCGGAAAAGGTCAAATGGTTCCGGAGTTCGAAGAAGTTGCATTCGCAATGAAAGTCGATGAAATTAGTGGTCCTGTAGAAACAAGTCACGGTTTCCACATTATCCACCTAACGGATAAAAAAGAAGCAAAAGAAGCAGCTCTTGAAGATTCAAAAGAAAAAATTAAAGACGCTATTTTCGAAGAAAAAATGCAAACGGAATACGCAGTCTTAATGGGTGAATTGAAAGAGAAGTACAAAGTTGAAAATACTTTGGAAGAAAAAGAAGGCAAAGAAGGTAAATAA
- a CDS encoding PadR family transcriptional regulator, giving the protein MASSSQMLKGVLEGCLLAVISKGETYGYEMIERLGTFGLTMVSEGSIYPVLLRMQKDGFVSTAMRPSPNGPKRKYYSLTADGRTELESFKARWKELSTGVDLLMEREGEHHEAIKEK; this is encoded by the coding sequence ATGGCTTCATCGAGTCAGATGTTGAAAGGGGTTTTAGAAGGCTGCCTTCTTGCGGTCATCAGCAAAGGGGAAACATACGGATACGAAATGATTGAGCGATTGGGGACGTTCGGATTAACGATGGTCAGTGAGGGAAGTATCTATCCGGTTCTGCTCCGGATGCAAAAAGACGGATTCGTATCGACCGCGATGCGTCCGTCACCCAATGGTCCAAAAAGGAAGTATTATTCACTTACTGCGGACGGAAGAACTGAACTCGAAAGTTTTAAAGCGCGTTGGAAAGAACTTTCGACAGGCGTTGACTTGTTAATGGAAAGGGAGGGGGAGCATCATGAGGCTATCAAAGAGAAGTGA
- a CDS encoding DUF3238 domain-containing protein yields the protein MDDNLLFEVETVTHRHDLISFTWKDVGGLYQVYRDEELLYEGTVAEFYDGNFKHAKMYNYSIERLVGDEVVDVIALQTSAFAEQRNPENPLQFLVMTTIVAKSQIALSWEEIKDVDTYEIYRNGIYMQTVKGNRYIDRDFSLDEPYTYRIHSKRPLGKSEERMSRSKSILSNVFKRSSQASANAEPAMERYTVSKLIAKPRLLLVPVLKRNHRKNVDYWKFRYATFLSEEFVVNPNPLSRNHIFKGDGRDFQPDSERYRTCVHVNLDYPNHRSMTFTKDIGRTIAYDRSGRVRDEGVASSDGIVLEKSEHQPGEVGFLLTHAVGNPLVAAPTVDYEVRTVFRRDGTFDMTGYHDQAPHHEIYIVRGEGGEWRTIHLSRSKGLAWMSGVIAWQYWRFSNFE from the coding sequence ATGGATGATAATCTTCTGTTCGAAGTAGAAACCGTAACACATAGACATGATTTAATCTCCTTCACATGGAAGGATGTCGGTGGACTTTATCAAGTTTATCGAGACGAGGAACTCCTCTATGAAGGGACTGTCGCGGAATTTTACGATGGTAATTTTAAACATGCGAAAATGTATAATTATTCGATTGAACGACTTGTCGGTGATGAAGTCGTAGATGTCATCGCGCTGCAAACTTCGGCATTTGCCGAACAACGTAATCCTGAAAATCCACTTCAGTTTCTTGTGATGACAACAATTGTCGCAAAGTCGCAAATTGCTTTGTCATGGGAAGAGATTAAAGATGTCGACACCTATGAAATATATCGTAATGGCATTTATATGCAGACGGTGAAAGGAAATCGTTATATTGACCGCGATTTCTCTTTAGATGAACCCTATACATATCGAATTCATTCGAAGCGGCCATTGGGGAAGTCTGAAGAGCGAATGAGTCGCAGTAAGTCAATCCTATCGAATGTATTTAAGAGATCAAGTCAAGCTTCAGCCAATGCAGAACCGGCGATGGAACGTTATACAGTTTCGAAATTAATTGCAAAGCCAAGGCTATTGTTGGTCCCTGTTTTAAAAAGAAATCATCGAAAAAACGTAGATTATTGGAAGTTTCGCTACGCGACATTTTTATCTGAAGAATTTGTTGTCAATCCGAATCCACTGTCGAGAAATCATATTTTCAAAGGCGACGGCAGAGATTTTCAACCAGACAGTGAAAGGTATCGCACCTGTGTTCATGTGAATCTCGACTATCCCAATCACCGCTCAATGACGTTCACGAAAGATATTGGTCGTACTATCGCCTATGACCGTTCCGGAAGAGTCCGTGATGAAGGCGTCGCCTCGAGCGATGGGATTGTGTTAGAAAAAAGCGAACATCAACCAGGTGAAGTCGGTTTTCTATTGACGCATGCTGTGGGCAATCCGCTCGTTGCAGCCCCTACCGTCGATTATGAAGTGCGAACTGTCTTCAGGCGAGATGGCACGTTTGATATGACGGGTTATCATGATCAAGCCCCTCATCACGAAATCTATATCGTCCGCGGAGAAGGCGGTGAGTGGCGAACTATCCATTTAAGCAGAAGTAAGGGACTTGCGTGGATGTCGGGAGTTATCGCGTGGCAATATTGGCGATTTTCAAATTTTGAGTGA
- the thiD gene encoding bifunctional hydroxymethylpyrimidine kinase/phosphomethylpyrimidine kinase → MVNVAMTIAGSDSGGGAGIQADLKTFQELGVFGTSAITAVTAQNTHGVTAIQAMEPTIISEQIKVITEDFNVKAIKTGMLFSAEIIHAVADSIRGSGIPLVVDPVMIAKGGASLLHDEAVEALKSVLLPLATVVTPNIPEAEVLTGLTIKTATDIEEAAKHILALGTKAVVIKGGHRQDVAYAEDVFMSKAGTRFSVRSSWINTKDTHGTGCTYAAALSAFLANGEKLEDAVVSAKHFIHAAVEDGLIIGGGHGPTNHWAYGRRMKNEKLIEGIAIIGQK, encoded by the coding sequence ATGGTGAACGTAGCAATGACAATAGCAGGTTCAGATAGTGGTGGAGGCGCTGGAATTCAAGCGGACCTCAAGACATTTCAAGAACTTGGCGTGTTTGGAACATCTGCAATAACAGCGGTTACAGCGCAAAATACGCACGGCGTGACGGCCATTCAAGCAATGGAACCAACGATTATTTCCGAGCAAATAAAAGTAATTACAGAAGATTTTAATGTGAAAGCGATCAAAACGGGCATGTTGTTTTCGGCTGAGATTATTCATGCAGTTGCAGATTCGATACGGGGTAGCGGAATACCGCTCGTTGTCGATCCGGTCATGATTGCTAAAGGGGGGGCCTCCTTACTGCACGATGAAGCGGTCGAGGCACTGAAGTCTGTTCTCTTGCCGTTAGCGACTGTCGTCACACCGAATATCCCGGAAGCTGAAGTATTGACGGGCTTAACCATCAAAACGGCTACAGACATAGAAGAGGCGGCCAAGCATATACTAGCCTTAGGCACGAAGGCTGTCGTGATCAAGGGCGGCCATCGACAGGATGTAGCCTATGCTGAAGATGTGTTTATGTCAAAAGCAGGCACAAGGTTTTCGGTTCGCTCATCTTGGATAAACACGAAAGACACACATGGAACGGGATGTACCTACGCAGCCGCGTTGTCGGCGTTTCTAGCGAATGGGGAAAAACTAGAAGATGCGGTCGTTTCCGCAAAGCATTTTATCCATGCGGCGGTTGAAGATGGTCTAATAATCGGTGGTGGTCATGGACCGACAAACCATTGGGCGTATGGCCGTCGCATGAAAAACGAAAAACTTATAGAAGGGATTGCGATCATTGGACAAAAGTAA
- a CDS encoding cell wall metabolism sensor histidine kinase WalK produces MKIKYLYQQIASHLSVIIIAFLILSLVFSQYVEKFVYDSKTEELVTYGKNILADTERNQLNSSSILKSYGHILDGRDIQYSLFNENSVITYSTGQKTPLIELRDEEWQNIKNGNVITVKQDFNRFGEAVTFVLLPYFHNDRFIGGILLTSPIKGSRQVVSQMNTFLLYTTAIALVFSLLLSWILSTFHVRRIKRLQEATSLVSGGDYSVRIPSSNFDEISELAGDFNSMVEKLNDSMEEIETLENRRRQFMADVSHELRTPLTTIRGIIEGMSNDMISETEKAKGLALASNETRRLIRLVNENLDYEKIRSNQIELHKQDIQLVELFEIIKDQLYDMAAEQRNEIIISAEPEVILHADYDRLTQILINITKNSIQFTEDGIISLRGFEQNEYIIIEISDTGIGIDPADIEKIWSRFYKAILSRTTNPYGEFGLGLSIVKQLVMMHNGTIDVASDKGKGTIFTITLPK; encoded by the coding sequence TTGAAGATTAAATACTTATACCAGCAAATCGCAAGTCATTTAAGCGTGATTATCATCGCTTTCCTGATTTTAAGTTTAGTGTTTTCCCAGTACGTCGAAAAATTCGTCTACGATTCGAAAACCGAGGAACTTGTAACCTACGGGAAAAACATTTTGGCAGACACAGAAAGAAACCAACTTAACTCAAGCAGTATTTTAAAATCTTACGGACATATTCTCGACGGACGTGATATTCAATACAGCCTTTTTAACGAAAACTCCGTCATTACCTATTCAACCGGACAAAAAACACCGCTCATCGAATTGCGAGACGAGGAATGGCAAAATATAAAAAATGGTAATGTCATCACCGTCAAACAAGACTTCAACCGCTTCGGTGAAGCTGTCACATTTGTCTTACTGCCCTACTTTCACAATGATCGATTCATCGGCGGGATTCTGCTCACCTCCCCCATTAAAGGATCGCGTCAGGTCGTCTCGCAAATGAATACCTTTTTACTTTATACAACCGCCATTGCACTCGTATTTTCATTATTATTGAGCTGGATTCTATCCACCTTTCACGTACGTCGCATTAAACGACTTCAAGAAGCGACATCGCTCGTTTCTGGCGGGGATTATTCCGTCCGCATTCCATCCTCCAACTTCGATGAGATTAGCGAACTGGCCGGCGACTTCAATAGCATGGTGGAGAAACTGAATGACTCTATGGAAGAGATTGAAACACTGGAAAATCGACGACGCCAATTTATGGCAGACGTTTCCCATGAATTAAGAACGCCACTCACCACAATTCGGGGAATTATCGAAGGAATGAGCAATGACATGATTTCCGAAACGGAAAAAGCGAAAGGACTTGCACTTGCGAGCAATGAAACCCGACGCCTCATTCGTCTCGTCAATGAAAACTTGGATTATGAAAAAATCCGTTCAAACCAAATAGAGTTGCATAAACAAGATATCCAACTCGTCGAGTTATTTGAAATCATAAAAGACCAACTGTACGATATGGCTGCAGAACAGAGAAATGAAATCATTATTTCCGCAGAACCCGAGGTGATTTTGCATGCGGATTATGACCGTTTGACGCAGATTTTGATTAACATCACCAAAAACAGCATTCAGTTTACAGAAGATGGCATTATATCTTTACGCGGTTTTGAGCAAAATGAATATATTATTATCGAAATTTCAGATACAGGCATCGGCATCGATCCTGCTGATATCGAAAAGATATGGAGTCGCTTCTATAAAGCGATTTTGTCGCGAACGACGAACCCTTATGGAGAGTTTGGTCTCGGGTTATCCATTGTCAAACAACTCGTAATGATGCATAATGGAACAATTGACGTTGCAAGTGACAAAGGAAAAGGAACAATATTTACAATTACATTGCCGAAATAG
- a CDS encoding response regulator transcription factor, protein MKILVIEDNESVASMIELFFSKEGIEGEFVKDGLEGLKRARAGSWDCLIIDWMLPGMDGIMICRELRDENYSGPIIMLTAKDSESDQVLGLEMGADDYVTKPFSPLTLMARIKAVTRRYSTHSAETEQSGTIKTAHFIINQNTREVLLDGQPVQNLTPKEFDLLLHFVQHPKQVFSREQLLERVWGFDFYGDDRTVDVHIKRLRTKIATDTQPFFYTVWGVGYRFDETFGDST, encoded by the coding sequence TTGAAGATTTTAGTAATTGAGGACAATGAAAGTGTCGCTTCGATGATTGAATTGTTTTTCTCGAAAGAAGGAATAGAAGGCGAATTCGTTAAAGACGGCCTTGAGGGCTTGAAACGAGCACGCGCGGGTAGTTGGGATTGCCTCATTATTGACTGGATGCTACCCGGAATGGATGGTATCATGATCTGCCGGGAATTGCGCGACGAAAACTATTCTGGCCCTATCATCATGTTAACCGCAAAAGACAGCGAATCCGACCAAGTCCTGGGCCTCGAAATGGGCGCAGACGATTATGTCACCAAACCATTCAGCCCGCTCACATTAATGGCAAGAATAAAAGCCGTCACAAGAAGATATTCAACACACTCAGCTGAAACCGAACAATCGGGAACCATTAAAACCGCACACTTTATTATCAATCAAAACACGCGCGAAGTACTGCTTGACGGGCAACCTGTCCAAAACCTGACGCCAAAAGAATTCGATTTGTTACTCCATTTCGTGCAACATCCGAAACAAGTATTTTCACGCGAACAACTCTTGGAGCGTGTATGGGGTTTCGATTTTTACGGAGATGATCGAACAGTCGATGTCCACATAAAGCGTTTACGTACAAAAATCGCGACCGACACGCAGCCGTTTTTCTATACAGTATGGGGCGTCGGGTATCGTTTCGATGAAACCTTTGGTGATTCCACTTGA
- the wrbA gene encoding NAD(P)H:quinone oxidoreductase, which translates to MGYLYRLFGNTSTKEMDNLPKINTAIVYYSAGGTNYQLAQWAEEAANEAGSEVRVMRAPETAPQAAIDSNPGWKAHVEATKDVPEVTPADLEWADAIIFSVPTRFGNMPGQMKNFLDTTGGLWAQGKLANKAVSAMSSAQNPHGGQEATILSLYTTMYHWGAIVAAPGYTDSVAFAAGGNPYGTSVTVGQDGKMADDEAAIKAAVQHQAKRTVKVAEALKHLEA; encoded by the coding sequence ATGGGTTACTTATATAGACTATTCGGGAATACGAGCACAAAGGAGATGGATAATTTGCCGAAAATAAATACAGCAATCGTTTATTACAGCGCAGGTGGTACAAACTATCAACTTGCACAGTGGGCAGAAGAAGCAGCAAATGAAGCGGGTTCAGAGGTAAGAGTGATGAGAGCACCTGAGACAGCGCCACAAGCGGCAATCGATTCAAATCCAGGTTGGAAAGCGCATGTTGAAGCAACGAAAGACGTTCCGGAAGTAACACCTGCCGATCTTGAGTGGGCAGACGCAATCATTTTTAGCGTTCCGACACGTTTCGGAAATATGCCAGGGCAAATGAAAAACTTCTTGGATACGACGGGCGGACTTTGGGCACAGGGCAAGCTTGCAAATAAAGCAGTGAGCGCAATGTCATCTGCACAAAATCCACACGGTGGACAAGAAGCAACAATTCTTTCTTTATATACGACAATGTACCACTGGGGCGCGATTGTAGCAGCACCTGGATACACAGATTCAGTTGCGTTTGCAGCCGGCGGAAATCCGTACGGAACGAGTGTAACTGTTGGCCAGGACGGTAAAATGGCGGATGATGAAGCAGCGATTAAAGCGGCGGTTCAACACCAGGCCAAACGCACAGTGAAAGTCGCGGAAGCGTTAAAACATTTAGAAGCATAA
- a CDS encoding S1C family serine protease, translating to METEHKNSPWKRFLSTVGAGVIGAALTLGVVLNTNLLPATSQSATEVKSDTTPSYNIEQTSAKNAPLSLSDMVEQASSAIVGVVKYQSSGNRFAQNVEDVESGTGSGVIYKVDGNEAYIITNNHVIADAQKIEVSLESGDTTTAELIGQDALSDLAVLKIDAKYAKSVLEFGDSDVLRAGDPVVAIGNPLGLEFSRTVTQGIVSAVDRTINVETAAGAWELNVIQTDAAINPGNSGGALLNAAGELIGINSLKIAQGGVEGLGFAIPSNEVGPLVDEIVKNGSVERPYIGVGLANLNEVRAEYVQRLPESVEGGAMIVSVDPESAAGKAGIKEQDIITEINGTAVKNSTELRKYLYSELNVGDKASFTVYRGADKITIDLTLTSNSK from the coding sequence ATGGAAACTGAGCATAAAAATAGTCCTTGGAAACGGTTTTTATCCACAGTAGGAGCCGGCGTCATTGGAGCCGCGCTAACACTTGGCGTTGTTTTGAATACGAACTTACTACCAGCAACTTCACAAAGTGCTACTGAAGTAAAGTCGGACACCACTCCTTCCTATAACATCGAACAAACATCGGCAAAAAACGCTCCCCTTTCACTTTCAGATATGGTTGAACAAGCTTCGAGCGCGATTGTTGGTGTCGTGAAATACCAGAGTAGCGGAAATCGTTTTGCGCAAAATGTAGAAGACGTGGAAAGCGGAACAGGATCCGGTGTTATTTATAAGGTTGACGGAAACGAAGCTTATATCATTACAAATAATCATGTCATTGCAGACGCACAGAAAATTGAGGTGTCCCTTGAGAGCGGTGATACGACGACCGCTGAACTTATCGGGCAAGATGCACTCAGCGATTTAGCGGTGTTGAAAATCGATGCGAAATATGCGAAAAGCGTCCTTGAATTTGGCGACTCCGATGTGCTTAGGGCTGGAGATCCAGTTGTCGCAATCGGCAACCCGCTCGGTCTTGAGTTTTCACGAACGGTTACACAAGGAATTGTTAGTGCCGTGGACCGGACGATAAACGTGGAAACAGCCGCTGGCGCTTGGGAATTAAACGTAATCCAAACTGACGCAGCCATTAACCCCGGAAACTCCGGCGGCGCTTTATTGAACGCGGCTGGTGAGCTCATCGGCATTAACAGTCTGAAAATCGCACAAGGCGGTGTTGAAGGACTAGGCTTTGCCATCCCAAGTAATGAAGTCGGCCCGCTTGTCGATGAAATCGTTAAAAACGGCAGTGTTGAGCGACCATATATCGGTGTCGGTCTAGCGAATCTCAACGAAGTTCGAGCAGAATACGTGCAACGTCTTCCAGAATCTGTTGAAGGTGGCGCAATGATTGTCAGCGTCGACCCTGAATCAGCGGCGGGTAAAGCCGGTATTAAAGAACAAGATATCATTACTGAAATCAACGGCACTGCCGTGAAGAACTCCACTGAATTACGCAAGTACCTTTATTCAGAACTAAATGTCGGCGACAAAGCTTCGTTCACCGTTTACCGCGGGGCTGACAAAATTACAATAGACCTTACTTTAACGAGCAATAGTAAGTAA
- a CDS encoding alpha/beta hydrolase: MKHIFKQGSDSSKPVLLLLHGTGGTEHDLLPLAEMIDPEASVLSVRGNVSENGMPRFFRRLAEGVFDEEDLIFRTKELHEFLDKAAEEHDFDRSNIVAFGYSNGANIAASLLFHYEDSLKGASLHHPMVPLRGVEMPNLSEVPVFIAAGKNDPICPPEESEELDELLRGAGANTKIHWEMNGHTLTGSEVAVAAEWYRSQF, translated from the coding sequence TTGAAGCATATTTTTAAACAAGGTAGCGATTCGTCGAAACCAGTACTATTGTTATTGCATGGTACAGGTGGAACGGAGCACGATTTATTGCCGCTTGCGGAGATGATTGATCCGGAAGCTTCGGTTTTGAGCGTTCGAGGAAATGTGTCCGAAAACGGCATGCCACGATTTTTCCGTCGTCTAGCTGAGGGTGTATTTGATGAGGAAGATTTGATATTCCGTACGAAAGAACTGCATGAATTTCTAGATAAAGCTGCAGAAGAGCACGACTTTGACCGCTCGAATATCGTGGCTTTCGGTTATTCAAACGGTGCCAATATCGCAGCGAGTCTATTGTTCCACTATGAGGATTCGTTAAAAGGTGCGAGTTTGCATCACCCGATGGTTCCATTACGCGGGGTTGAGATGCCGAATCTATCCGAAGTACCGGTATTTATCGCCGCAGGGAAAAATGATCCGATTTGTCCCCCTGAAGAATCCGAGGAATTGGATGAGCTTTTAAGAGGCGCAGGCGCAAATACAAAGATACACTGGGAGATGAACGGGCACACGTTAACCGGATCTGAAGTCGCTGTCGCGGCGGAATGGTACCGAAGCCAGTTCTAA
- the thiE gene encoding thiamine phosphate synthase — MDKSKLQLYFIMGTPNIGGKDPLAVLEAALKGGITAFQLREKGEGALVDVELKELAEQCKALCEEYKVPFIVNDNVDLALEIDADGVHIGQEDGVVSEVRSKIGKDKLLGVSTHSLNEALTASDAGADYVGVGPLFDTDSKENAGPVVGTALIKEIVTHLPGLCIVGIGGITEGKASQVIHAGASGVAIISAITNGENIEEATRNIKGRITLALTGVEM, encoded by the coding sequence TTGGACAAAAGTAAACTACAATTATACTTTATAATGGGGACACCAAACATAGGTGGAAAAGATCCACTTGCAGTACTCGAAGCGGCGCTAAAAGGAGGCATCACAGCTTTCCAACTCCGAGAAAAAGGAGAAGGGGCACTTGTTGATGTTGAATTGAAAGAACTAGCAGAACAATGTAAGGCACTATGTGAGGAATATAAAGTGCCCTTCATTGTCAATGACAACGTAGATTTAGCACTCGAAATAGATGCGGACGGCGTTCATATCGGGCAAGAAGACGGCGTTGTATCAGAAGTGCGTTCGAAAATTGGTAAAGACAAACTTCTCGGCGTTTCAACGCACTCATTGAATGAAGCATTGACCGCATCAGACGCGGGAGCTGATTATGTCGGCGTTGGCCCGTTATTTGACACGGACTCGAAAGAAAATGCCGGACCTGTAGTGGGAACGGCACTTATTAAAGAAATCGTTACGCATCTGCCGGGCTTGTGTATCGTGGGAATTGGCGGAATCACTGAGGGGAAAGCGAGCCAGGTGATCCATGCCGGGGCATCAGGTGTCGCAATCATTTCGGCGATTACAAATGGTGAAAATATAGAAGAAGCGACGCGTAATATTAAAGGTCGCATTACGCTGGCATTGACCGGCGTTGAAATGTAG
- a CDS encoding DUF1129 family protein, with translation MRLSKRSDEFVKNVRLYLFTSGKNEQEIVEVTGELEDHLAELESRGKSVESITAGSPAEYMESLEKEMTNDYGSWLKYVPIIGLLIVAYSVMGNAINGDFELNIIQLIGVPAVGMVSLIIYWALFRNMAKKEWMGKKSFFASFFAATFVMLLFIAVALTSRFFVEPLYVASPMMNIVIAIICALVFIVGAIWLKQWVAIVVPVLLFGPQIAFNFTSFNEEWKIIVSWMISMVLITMVFVVHLLVLKKQELKLTRRE, from the coding sequence ATGAGGCTATCAAAGAGAAGTGATGAGTTTGTTAAAAACGTTCGGCTGTATTTGTTCACGTCGGGGAAAAATGAACAGGAAATTGTGGAGGTTACAGGGGAGCTGGAAGATCATCTAGCGGAACTTGAAAGTCGCGGGAAGAGTGTTGAAAGTATAACGGCTGGGTCGCCGGCGGAGTACATGGAGTCTTTGGAGAAAGAGATGACGAATGATTATGGATCTTGGTTAAAGTACGTGCCGATTATTGGGCTACTTATTGTGGCGTATTCGGTGATGGGCAATGCGATAAATGGGGATTTTGAATTAAATATCATCCAGCTCATTGGTGTGCCTGCTGTGGGAATGGTTTCGCTAATTATCTACTGGGCGTTGTTTAGAAATATGGCGAAAAAAGAGTGGATGGGTAAGAAAAGCTTTTTTGCGTCATTTTTCGCAGCGACATTTGTTATGCTTTTGTTTATAGCAGTCGCGCTTACAAGCCGGTTTTTTGTCGAACCGTTGTATGTGGCGTCTCCGATGATGAACATTGTCATAGCAATTATTTGCGCGTTAGTTTTTATTGTCGGGGCAATTTGGTTAAAACAGTGGGTTGCGATTGTGGTTCCTGTTTTACTATTCGGACCTCAGATCGCCTTTAATTTTACGTCGTTTAATGAAGAATGGAAAATCATCGTGAGTTGGATGATTTCGATGGTGCTTATTACGATGGTATTCGTAGTGCATTTATTGGTTCTGAAAAAGCAGGAGTTGAAACTTACGCGTCGGGAATAA